One segment of Gemmatimonadales bacterium DNA contains the following:
- a CDS encoding serine/threonine-protein kinase — protein MTDLLTRLSAALTGRYALERELGRGGMATVYLATDQKHERPVAVKVLHPELAAVLGVERFLREIKLTGRLNHPHILPLHDSGEADGFLFYVMPFVEGESLRDRLEREKQLPIEDALQISREVADALSYAHSHDIVHRDIKPENILLSAGHAVVADFGIARAITAAGGEKLT, from the coding sequence GTGACCGACCTCCTCACCCGTCTCTCGGCCGCCCTCACCGGCCGCTACGCGCTCGAGCGCGAGCTCGGCCGCGGCGGGATGGCCACGGTCTACCTCGCCACAGACCAGAAGCACGAGCGCCCGGTTGCGGTCAAGGTCCTGCACCCTGAACTGGCGGCGGTGTTAGGCGTCGAGCGGTTCCTGAGGGAGATCAAGCTCACCGGCCGGCTCAATCATCCGCACATTCTGCCGCTGCATGACTCAGGGGAGGCCGACGGGTTCCTGTTCTACGTCATGCCCTTCGTCGAGGGCGAATCGCTCCGCGATCGCCTGGAGCGGGAGAAGCAGCTCCCGATCGAGGACGCTCTCCAGATCAGCCGGGAGGTGGCCGACGCGCTCTCCTACGCCCACAGCCACGACATCGTGCACCGCGACATCAAGCCCGAGAACATCCTGCTCTCGGCGGGGCACGCGGTGGTGGCGGACTTCGGCATCGCGCGTGCGATCACGGCGGCGGGCGGCGAGAAGCTGACGGA
- a CDS encoding putative toxin-antitoxin system toxin component, PIN family produces the protein MRRVVLDTNVYLSAILFGGPPETILHLARSRTLTLVVSRPILAEFTRVLRAKFAWTAAQARQAEMEIRSLAAVVRPRERLSVVTDDEPDNRVLECAVAGAAQAIVTGDLRHLRPLNSFRGIPILTPREFLHDLRPTP, from the coding sequence GTGCGGCGGGTCGTCCTCGACACCAACGTCTATCTCTCCGCGATCCTGTTCGGCGGGCCACCCGAAACGATTCTGCACCTGGCCCGAAGCCGGACGCTGACGCTGGTCGTCTCGCGCCCGATCCTGGCCGAGTTCACCCGCGTCCTCCGAGCCAAGTTCGCCTGGACCGCCGCCCAAGCGCGCCAAGCGGAGATGGAGATTCGGAGCCTCGCCGCCGTGGTCAGGCCGCGTGAACGGCTCAGTGTGGTCACCGATGATGAGCCGGACAACCGAGTGCTCGAGTGCGCGGTCGCCGGCGCCGCGCAGGCCATCGTGACGGGCGACCTGCGCCACCTGCGCCCGTTGAACTCCTTCCGCGGGATTCCGATCCTGACTCCGCGGGAGTTCCTCCACGACCTTCGCCCCACTCCGTAG